From Antechinus flavipes isolate AdamAnt ecotype Samford, QLD, Australia chromosome 1, AdamAnt_v2, whole genome shotgun sequence:
GAAGGGCCCCGGGGCCCGGCCGGGAAGCTCAGAAGTGCAGCTGCAGCAGGTAGCGGAGCCGGCACTGGCTCTCCTTGTAGATCAGGTACTCGCTCTGGTAGAACGAGGACCCTTTGAAGTCAGGCATGGGCACAGGCGGGCCCTGGGGCACCATCACCTTGTGCCCTTCCAGCTCCAGCGCCACGTCCTGGCTGGGGTCTGTGGGGGCAAGGCCAGGGAGTCGTTGCCACCTCTGGGCCGGGCAGCCCAGCCCCGGTCGTACCCTGCCCCCGGGCCCGAGCTCCCCTCGGCCAAACGGGATCTAGAACCGGGGACACCGACCGTGCCCGAGGGcccagaaggggaaactgaggctcaggggcTCCCGGGCCCCCTGACCAAGCCCTCAGCAAAGCTCCCGGCTCCCCGCCGCCCCGCCCTGCCTTTGTCTCCCCCACACCTCCCTCATTTCTGACCTCATGAGAGTCATTTCAACTACGATAAaatcaatgaagagaagaatcagtcaaatgcAGCATCATTACAGCGACCCCTGCCCACTCCCTGAGAGAAAGCTGGCGCCGCCCTCCCTGGGGAGGGCGCTGGGGGTGGGGGTCTGCGCCCGCCAGCATGGGCTCTGCTCCGTTTTCTGTCAGTGGGCGAGGGGAGGGCGGCGTCTCTGAGCCTGCCCCCATCCCCTCCAGGGGAGGCCCGTGCCAGGGGAGGGTGTACCAATGCTTTTGGTCTCCAAGCTCAGGCCCCTCTGTGACCTTCTGGGCCCGGCTCCGGGGCCCTCCCAGACCCAgccgggggaggggggaaggggggcacTCACCGGGCTCCGTGTGGCCCTGGGCGATGATGCTGTGGAAGCCGGGGGGCGGCTGCCGGAGGCTGCAGTCGTCCTGCGTGATGCGGTGCTCCTGGCCCAGGGCCACCTCGCTCAGGAACATGAGGCCGATTTTTTGAGAGGTGCAGCCCACTGCGGGACAGGGCCGGGTCAGGGCGCGCgggggagggtgggggagggcGGGGATAAGCGGGGGATGGGGGCAGTGCCGGCCAGGTCAGGCCCCACCTGGGCCcacggggggaggggggcagggagaTGGGGAGCAGTGCCGGCCGGGTCAGGCCCCACCTGGGCCCAcggggggtggggggcagggagATGGGGGCAGTGCCGGCCGGGTCAGGCCCCACCTGGCCCGGGGGGGGCAGGGGGATGAGGGGCAGTGCCGGCCGGTCAGGCCCCACCTGGGCCcacggggggaggggggcggggagaTGGGGGCAGTGCCGCCAGGTCAGGCCCCACCTGGGCCCacggggggtgggggggcaggGAGATGGGGGGCAGTGCCGGCCAGGTCAGGCCGCCCTCTCCCCCGTGGGGCCCTGCAGGCGAGGCTGGGAAGGGCCGGGAGTCCCGGCCCCGTGGGTCCTGGCAGGGCCCGGAGCAAGGGCTGGGTGGGGAAGCTTGGGGGCCCCTGGCGGGTCCCTTGCCCCCCAGTTTTCCTCTTACTCTCCCACAGAGATAACGCTcccagctgggggagggggctgagGAGCAGGGCTCTGAGAACCAGCTGGCTGTTCACTCCTTCAACCAGTGACTGTCGATGACCCGCAAGGCCCAGAGGCTGGGCTCAGTCCTGCCTTCGGGAGGTGACCGAGGGGTGCAGAGCGGCCTCGTGCCTCGGGAGACCCCCCTTCCGGGCGGGCAGGGCCCCGGACTCCCCTCAGGCGCCCCAGACTGGCTACAGCTGAGCCGCCGTCAGGATGAaggagctggggggagggggctgggccgGGGCAGGGCCCTCTCACCGTAACAAGCAGACTTGCTGTTCTCGGAAGCGAAGTAGATGCCCTGGCCCACGCGCCCGCCCGAGTGGGGCATGATCCGGAGGCCGCTCTTGAGGATGGCGGCCACCACGGCCACGTTGGTGCCGTGCCACAGCAGGCGCCGGTTCTCCAGGTCCGTGTGGGCCCGGAACCGCTCCCCCTGGAACACCGGGGACCCGGGGTCTGAGGCCTGGAGGGCCTGGGCCCTCACCGCCCCCCAAGGAGCAGGGTCACTGTCCCTCCCTGGGCCGGCTTCCCCCTCGCGAGGCGCTGGCTGCCTGGGGAGTCCCTGCCGGCGCAGTCTGGGGTCCCGCTGGGAATGGGCTGCAGGAGCTGAAGCTTTTGGCAGAGCTTCAGAGACAGGAGGCGACCCCTCCCCGGGGCTGAGGGAAGGCCGCGGGCCGACTCCCCTCACCTCTCCCTCGCGGTTGATTTTCCAGACGTGGAGGAGGCGGAGATGAGGCCATCCTGTCTTCTTCAGGTAGATTTCAATCAGctgtggagagaaggggagaaagctGAGGCTGCGGAAGCGGGGAAGGGGGGAGAGCTGAGGGTCTGCAGGGGGGTGGGCTGGCAGAAAGAGCCCGCCTCCAAGGGCGGCCACGGCCGGCTGGCCCAACGTCTGCTTGGCGGTGAGGGCGTCTGGCGGCAGCTGCGGTAAATACAAACCCCGTGGAGTCCCAGAGCCAGCGCCCAAGGACTTTCAAGCCCCACAGCCAGCCTCCTCTCGCCGCCCAGGAGGCCCGGAGGGCCGGCACTTGCTGGGGGGGCTCGGGAGAAGGCCGGAACCCGGCTCTTGGAATCCCCAGCCAAGACCTCCCTTGCCACTGTCCAAAGCTGAGCATTTTgggcagagaggagagagaatgggagCACTGCCGGCTCGGGTACCTCCTTTGGGCCTGGGCGGGGACCCCCGCCCTGGGCTGCCCCCGCACCTTGTACTCGTGAGTGTCGGTGGCCAGGAGCTGCAGCTGGCATTTCAGGAGCCCGTAATCACGGTCCAGCGGGTGGGGCACTTCTTCCACCTTGACCTTCTGCTGCTCCTCCTCCTGTCCAGCCTTCAGGGCCTGCGCCATCTCAATGTCAGCCAGGACCTGGGAGGAAGTATAGCTTGGCAGCCGGGGCCCATGTTCTGCCCCTCTCTCCTACCATCCTCTCGGCCCACCGcgtcctctctgcctctctcgGTTTCCTACcatatttctctccatctctcatttgactctctctggttgttgcttcTGTGGCTCTTCTACCTTTCTTGTCATGTCTGTCTCCTACAGCCTGTCCGTCCCCCCATATTTCTACCTGTCTTCCCATCCATCTGTCCCCTTATCTCTCAATCCCTGTCCATCTGCCTCCCCCACCTCCATCCGTCTCCCCTTTGTCTGTCTGCCCCTTATATGCCTACCACCCCCGTCTGGCTTTCCATTCCCATCCGTCTGTCTCCAGTCCTGTCCGTCTGTCCCTCCCCCAGGCCATCCCTCTGATTCTCACCAACAGCATGTCCTTCTTGGCCTGGAGGACCTCCTGGGAGTTGACGGGCGGGGGCCGGCTTCGGCCAAAGTTATGGGGGATGATTGTGTAGAAGCGGGAGGACAGTTCCTCCAGCTCTTTTGCATCTGCGCTCTTCTGTAGGGCAGCCTCTAGGGCCTCCAAGGCCTCAAAGCCCTTGGCAATCTGTTGCTTGCTCAGCTTTCCCAAGGGCATCTTCTTAACATCTATGTAACAGGCAGGGGTAGGAGAAGGAGCAGGAAGAAGCACA
This genomic window contains:
- the PARP3 gene encoding protein mono-ADP-ribosyltransferase PARP3, which encodes MAPKRKAASESTGSSKKEKSEVEDSFHSAKEALKAAPKETRKARVDSMCPLSSRPNVQVHEDYDCTLNQTNIGSNNNKFYIIQLLDENGSFHSWNRWGRVGEKGQSKLQRFSSLDEAKRDFEKKFWDKTKNRWADRDSFVAQSGKYTLIEVQAGDGEEGQEIEVKVDRVDGAQAVRQKVKPCTLDSATQELVSLIFSHDMFNDAMKTMNLDVKKMPLGKLSKQQIAKGFEALEALEAALQKSADAKELEELSSRFYTIIPHNFGRSRPPPVNSQEVLQAKKDMLLVLADIEMAQALKAGQEEEQQKVKVEEVPHPLDRDYGLLKCQLQLLATDTHEYKLIEIYLKKTGWPHLRLLHVWKINREGEGERFRAHTDLENRRLLWHGTNVAVVAAILKSGLRIMPHSGGRVGQGIYFASENSKSACYVGCTSQKIGLMFLSEVALGQEHRITQDDCSLRQPPPGFHSIIAQGHTEPDPSQDVALELEGHKVMVPQGPPVPMPDFKGSSFYQSEYLIYKESQCRLRYLLQLHF